A genomic stretch from Photobacterium atrarenae includes:
- a CDS encoding GNAT family N-acetyltransferase → MKIRQASIAEAAAVLAQIEEFAYPADEAGLQSRLQGHRSLILIAEIEGQPVGIKIGYALSETCFYSWLGGVTAEARGYGVAQALLTAQETWMREQGYVEVRVKSRNRFSAMLRLLLRNGYQIEHLEKKDGLADYRLHFIKDLFISEG, encoded by the coding sequence ATGAAAATCCGTCAGGCCAGTATCGCTGAAGCTGCCGCAGTGCTGGCTCAGATTGAAGAGTTTGCCTACCCGGCAGATGAAGCGGGATTGCAGTCCCGGCTGCAGGGACATCGGTCGTTAATTCTGATCGCCGAGATCGAAGGGCAGCCGGTGGGCATTAAAATTGGCTACGCCCTGTCGGAGACCTGTTTCTACAGCTGGCTGGGCGGCGTGACGGCCGAGGCGCGTGGCTACGGGGTGGCTCAGGCCTTGCTGACCGCTCAGGAAACCTGGATGCGTGAGCAGGGCTATGTTGAAGTGCGGGTCAAATCCCGCAACCGTTTTTCGGCGATGCTGCGGTTATTGCTCCGAAACGGCTATCAAATCGAACATCTCGAGAAAAAAGATGGTTTGGCAGACTATCGGCTGCATTTCATCAAAGATCTTTTTATATCAGAAGGTTAG
- the rarD gene encoding EamA family transporter RarD, giving the protein MNEQQQTQRGVVLALAAYTMWGIAPIYFKALQQVSPLEILSHRVIWSFFFLAGLIALGKNWGKVRAVLRQRKTLLMLCASSVLIGGNWLIFIWAVNHNYMLDASLGYFINPLLNVLLGMVFLGERLRPLQWLAVALAACGVAMQLIQFGSLPWIALVLASSFGVYGLVRKKVNLDAQTGLFMETSILLPLAAVYVLVFADSPTADWRANPIGTNLLLMAAGIVTTLPLLCFTGAATKLKLSTLGFFQYIGPSLMFLLAILIYGETFSLDKGYTFAFIWAALILFSFDGIKGHRQARKQLRAS; this is encoded by the coding sequence ATGAACGAACAACAACAGACGCAGCGTGGCGTCGTCCTGGCCCTGGCTGCCTATACCATGTGGGGCATTGCGCCCATTTATTTCAAAGCCCTGCAACAGGTCAGCCCGCTGGAAATTCTCAGCCACCGGGTGATCTGGTCTTTTTTCTTCCTCGCCGGCCTGATTGCACTGGGAAAAAACTGGGGCAAAGTCCGGGCCGTGCTGCGCCAGCGCAAAACCCTGCTGATGCTGTGCGCCTCATCGGTACTGATCGGCGGCAACTGGCTGATCTTCATCTGGGCGGTGAATCACAACTATATGCTCGATGCCAGCCTCGGCTACTTCATCAACCCGCTGCTCAATGTGCTGCTCGGGATGGTTTTTCTTGGTGAGCGACTGCGGCCGCTGCAGTGGCTGGCCGTGGCCCTGGCAGCCTGTGGCGTGGCCATGCAGCTGATCCAGTTCGGCTCGCTGCCGTGGATTGCCCTGGTGCTGGCCAGCAGTTTCGGGGTATACGGCCTGGTGCGCAAGAAAGTCAACTTAGATGCCCAGACCGGGCTGTTCATGGAAACCAGCATTCTGCTGCCGCTGGCCGCCGTCTACGTGCTGGTGTTTGCCGACAGTCCGACCGCAGACTGGCGCGCCAACCCGATCGGCACCAACCTGCTGCTGATGGCCGCCGGGATTGTCACCACCCTGCCGCTGCTGTGCTTTACCGGTGCCGCGACCAAGCTCAAACTCTCCACCCTGGGCTTTTTCCAGTATATCGGCCCGAGCCTGATGTTCCTGCTCGCCATCCTGATCTACGGCGAAACCTTCAGCCTCGACAAAGGCTACACCTTCGCCTTTATCTGGGCGGCACTGATCCTGTTCAGTTTTGACGGCATCAAAGGCCACCGCCAGGCCAGAAAACAGCTGCGCGCCAGCTAA
- a CDS encoding BufA1 family periplasmic bufferin-type metallophore has product MNKATNIALATAVTGLIALAGTAATTATAVAAEAKEKCYGVAKAGKNDCATKTSSCAGTSKVDGQKDAFIMVPKGLCDRLAGGSTESK; this is encoded by the coding sequence ATGAACAAAGCAACCAATATCGCCCTTGCCACTGCCGTCACTGGTCTCATTGCACTGGCAGGCACCGCGGCCACCACGGCCACAGCCGTTGCTGCCGAAGCCAAAGAAAAATGCTACGGCGTTGCCAAAGCCGGTAAAAATGACTGTGCCACCAAAACCAGCTCCTGTGCCGGGACCTCTAAAGTCGATGGCCAGAAAGATGCCTTTATCATGGTGCCGAAGGGCCTGTGTGATCGTCTGGCCGGTGGTTCAACCGAGTCTAAATAA
- a CDS encoding 7-cyano-7-deazaguanine/7-aminomethyl-7-deazaguanine transporter, with the protein MTTSQFSLAQQRKALSFLVAFHLLIIASSNYLVQLPFTVLGFHTTWGAFSFPFIFLATDLTVRIFGAAMARKIILRVMVPSLAISYGLSVLFYQGEYQGMAQLGEFNLFVARIAIASFMAYLLGQILDVSVFNRLRQCKQWWVAPSCSTLFGNALDTVAFFAIAFYHSPDPFMAEHWVEIALVDYGFKLIISLGLFVPMYGVLLNYLIKRLTTLTPQGAPQRELV; encoded by the coding sequence ATGACTACGTCTCAATTTTCTCTCGCGCAACAGCGCAAAGCCCTTTCGTTTCTGGTTGCTTTTCACCTGCTGATCATTGCGTCGAGCAACTATCTGGTCCAGCTGCCGTTTACCGTGTTGGGTTTCCATACCACTTGGGGCGCCTTTTCTTTCCCGTTTATTTTCCTGGCCACCGATCTGACGGTGCGGATTTTCGGCGCTGCGATGGCGCGTAAAATCATCCTGCGGGTCATGGTGCCTTCGCTGGCGATTTCCTATGGGTTGTCGGTGCTCTTCTATCAGGGGGAGTATCAGGGCATGGCGCAATTGGGGGAATTTAACCTGTTTGTTGCCCGGATCGCGATTGCCAGCTTTATGGCTTACCTGCTGGGGCAGATCCTCGACGTCTCAGTGTTTAACCGCCTGCGCCAGTGCAAGCAGTGGTGGGTGGCCCCGAGCTGCTCAACCTTGTTTGGCAATGCGCTCGATACCGTGGCGTTCTTCGCGATTGCCTTCTACCATAGCCCGGATCCGTTCATGGCCGAGCACTGGGTGGAAATTGCGCTGGTGGACTATGGTTTCAAGCTGATCATCAGCTTAGGTCTGTTTGTGCCGATGTACGGTGTGTTGCTGAATTACCTGATCAAGCGCCTGACCACCCTGACGCCGCAGGGGGCTCCCCAGCGGGAGCTGGTCTAA
- a CDS encoding LysE family translocator has protein sequence MNEVHTLMTLLTVHFIALMSPGPDFALVVQNAGRYGRQVGVTIALGLSLGILLHAILSLTGTSLLIREQPTLFALLQGAGGAYLLWLGLGAARSAWASLRQTNTPVTDNAPEPVAAVGTIKQALAKGFATNILNPKALVFFLSLLSTLIPAGMSTSGKITAISLLWLISFLWFALLAWLLTGQRVQQTVRRWTPYVDALCGLIFLVIGATILVRLLPL, from the coding sequence ATGAACGAAGTCCATACCTTAATGACCCTGTTAACTGTCCATTTTATCGCCCTGATGAGCCCGGGGCCGGATTTTGCCCTGGTGGTACAAAATGCCGGGCGCTACGGCCGCCAGGTCGGGGTCACTATCGCGCTCGGCTTGTCGCTGGGGATCCTGCTGCACGCGATCCTCAGCCTGACCGGCACCAGTCTGCTGATCCGCGAGCAGCCGACCCTGTTTGCCCTGCTGCAGGGTGCCGGCGGCGCCTACCTGCTATGGCTCGGCCTCGGCGCAGCTCGCAGTGCCTGGGCCTCCCTGCGCCAGACCAACACCCCGGTCACAGACAATGCCCCCGAGCCGGTCGCCGCTGTCGGTACCATCAAGCAGGCACTGGCCAAAGGCTTTGCCACCAATATCCTCAACCCCAAGGCGCTGGTGTTTTTCCTCAGCCTGCTGTCGACCCTGATCCCGGCCGGGATGTCGACGTCCGGCAAAATCACCGCCATCAGCCTGCTGTGGCTGATATCTTTCCTGTGGTTTGCCCTGCTCGCCTGGCTGCTGACCGGTCAGCGGGTGCAGCAAACGGTGCGGCGCTGGACCCCTTACGTCGATGCCCTGTGCGGCCTGATCTTTCTGGTCATTGGCGCCACCATCCTGGTGCGGCTGCTGCCACTGTAG
- the recQ gene encoding ATP-dependent DNA helicase RecQ, producing the protein MSSSSAAVCQPASLSASEQILRDVFGYQAFRTGQQDVIESASGGQDCLVIMPTGGGKSLCYQIPALIRDGLTLVISPLISLMKDQVDQLQANGVAAACINSTLSREAIQDTFRQMQAGEIKLVYVSPERALSRDFLERLPELPLSLLAVDEAHCISQWGHDFRPEYASLGALKQYVPDLPIMALTATADETTRQDILSRLALSEPHVYLGSFDRPNIRYTLQEKYKPMSQLIRYLGTMRGQCGIVYCNSRKRVEQITEKLCESGIRAAAYHAGMAHDERAQVQESFQRDDIHIVVATVAFGMGINKPNVRFVVHYDIPRNIESYYQETGRAGRDGLPAEAVMLYDPSDLAWLRRCLDEKADGAQKQVESHKLNAMGAFAEAQTCRRQVLLNYFGEYREEPCGNCDICLDPPKRFAALEVAQKALSCVYRVNQRFGVNHVVDVLRGMQNQRIRELGHDKLTTYGIGREHSHEFWVSILRQLIHRGYLIQSIVHSSTLQLTEKARAILRAEVALELAVPRLDIATRSAKSDKLANRHYDKKLFAKLRKLRKAIADEEDLPPYVVFNDASLMEMAEILPTSSGELLAVNGVGHRKLEKYGEAFLTLIEEHLTIGDETY; encoded by the coding sequence ATGTCATCCAGCAGCGCCGCCGTTTGCCAGCCAGCATCGCTTTCCGCCAGTGAGCAGATCCTCCGGGATGTGTTCGGCTATCAGGCTTTTCGTACCGGGCAGCAGGACGTGATCGAGTCGGCGTCCGGGGGACAGGATTGTTTGGTGATCATGCCGACCGGGGGCGGGAAGTCGTTGTGTTATCAAATCCCGGCCCTGATCCGCGACGGGCTGACGCTGGTGATTTCGCCGCTGATCTCGCTGATGAAAGATCAGGTCGACCAGCTCCAGGCCAACGGGGTCGCGGCTGCGTGTATCAATTCCACCCTGTCGCGCGAGGCGATCCAGGACACTTTCCGCCAGATGCAGGCCGGGGAAATCAAGCTGGTGTATGTCTCGCCGGAGCGGGCGCTGAGCCGGGATTTCCTCGAACGTCTGCCCGAGTTGCCGCTCAGCTTGCTGGCGGTGGATGAGGCGCACTGTATTTCCCAGTGGGGACATGATTTCCGTCCGGAATATGCGTCGCTGGGGGCACTCAAGCAGTATGTCCCGGACCTGCCGATCATGGCCCTGACCGCGACGGCCGATGAAACCACCCGCCAGGATATTCTCTCCCGGCTGGCCCTGAGCGAGCCGCATGTCTATCTCGGCAGTTTCGACCGGCCCAATATCCGCTATACCCTGCAGGAAAAATACAAGCCGATGTCGCAGCTGATCCGCTATCTGGGAACGATGCGCGGCCAGTGCGGGATCGTATACTGTAACAGCCGCAAGCGGGTGGAGCAGATCACCGAGAAACTGTGCGAGAGCGGGATCCGGGCCGCGGCCTATCATGCCGGCATGGCCCATGACGAGCGGGCCCAGGTCCAGGAAAGTTTTCAGCGCGATGATATTCATATCGTGGTGGCGACAGTGGCGTTCGGGATGGGGATCAACAAGCCCAATGTCCGCTTCGTGGTCCATTACGATATCCCGCGCAATATCGAGTCTTACTACCAGGAAACCGGCCGCGCCGGGCGTGACGGCCTGCCGGCGGAAGCGGTCATGCTGTATGATCCGTCCGATCTGGCCTGGTTGCGCCGCTGCCTGGATGAAAAGGCCGACGGGGCCCAGAAGCAGGTCGAGAGTCACAAGCTCAACGCCATGGGCGCATTTGCTGAAGCCCAGACCTGCCGCCGCCAGGTGCTGCTGAACTATTTCGGCGAGTACCGGGAAGAGCCGTGCGGCAACTGCGATATCTGTCTCGACCCGCCCAAGCGCTTTGCGGCGCTGGAAGTGGCGCAAAAAGCCCTGTCCTGTGTCTACCGGGTCAACCAGCGCTTCGGGGTCAACCACGTGGTGGACGTATTGCGCGGGATGCAGAATCAGCGGATCCGCGAGCTCGGCCATGACAAGCTGACCACTTATGGCATCGGCCGCGAGCACAGCCATGAGTTCTGGGTCAGTATCCTGCGCCAGCTGATCCACCGTGGCTATCTGATCCAGAGTATTGTCCACAGCTCGACGCTGCAGTTGACCGAAAAAGCCCGGGCGATCCTGCGCGCGGAAGTCGCGCTGGAGCTGGCGGTGCCGCGGCTTGATATCGCGACTCGCAGCGCCAAGAGCGATAAGCTCGCCAACCGCCATTACGACAAGAAGCTGTTTGCCAAGCTGCGTAAACTACGTAAGGCGATTGCCGATGAGGAAGATTTGCCACCGTACGTGGTGTTTAACGATGCCAGCCTGATGGAGATGGCGGAGATCCTGCCGACTTCGTCTGGTGAGCTGCTGGCCGTCAATGGCGTCGGCCATCGCAAGCTGGAGAAATACGGCGAGGCCTTTCTGACCCTGATTGAAGAGCACCTGACCATCGGCGACGAAACCTATTAA
- the uvrD gene encoding DNA helicase II, with protein sequence MMDASLLLDGLNDKQREAVAAPLGNHLVLAGAGSGKTRVLVHRIAWLLQIEQASPYSIMSVTFTNKAAAEMRGRINALMQGSCAGMWNGTFHGLCHRMLRAHYLDARLPEDFNILDSDDQMRLLRRLIKAQNLDEKQWPARQAAWYINGKKDEGLRPNHIETFNDPVEQVWLQLYRAYQEACDRAGLVDFAELLLRSFELLRDNKHIREHYQARFKHILVDEFQDTNNIQFAWLRLMAGPDCHVMIVGDDDQSIYGWRGAQVENIQRFLRDFHNASTIFLEQNYRSTGNILNAANELIAHNNERMGKRLWTEGAEGELISLYSAFNELDEARFAVGKIKAWRDQGGTLNDTALLYRSNAQSRVLEEALIQEGLPYRIYGGMRFFERQEVKDALAYLRLLSNRNDDASFERVVNTPARGIGDRTLDTIRMAARDRGATLWQASVALLDEQVLAGRAANALRRFIELVNALEDDTCELPLFQQTDEVIRNSGLRAMYEQEKGEKAQARIENLEELVTATRQFEVPEEAEDLSPLAAFLSHAALEAGEGQADEFEDAVQLMTMHSAKGLEFPVVFMVGVEEGMFPSARTSEEVGRLEEERRLCYVGMTRAMQKLYITYAEMRRLYGKDNFHKPSRFIREIPSEFVEEVRMKAQVSRPASSGRFSQTQVNENFNQTGFNLGQRVMHPKFGEGTIINFEGSGAQSRVQVAFNGEGIKWLVTQYAKLEPM encoded by the coding sequence ATGATGGACGCTTCACTCCTGTTAGATGGCCTGAATGACAAGCAACGCGAGGCGGTGGCTGCGCCGCTGGGGAATCACCTGGTGCTGGCGGGGGCGGGTAGTGGCAAGACCCGGGTGCTGGTCCATCGAATCGCCTGGTTGTTGCAGATCGAACAGGCGTCGCCGTACAGCATCATGTCGGTGACTTTTACCAACAAGGCGGCGGCCGAGATGCGCGGCCGGATCAATGCCCTGATGCAGGGCTCCTGCGCCGGGATGTGGAACGGCACCTTCCACGGCCTGTGCCACCGCATGCTACGTGCCCACTATCTTGATGCCCGGCTGCCGGAAGATTTTAATATCCTCGATTCGGACGATCAGATGCGCCTGCTGCGCCGGCTGATCAAGGCCCAGAACCTGGATGAAAAACAGTGGCCGGCCCGCCAGGCCGCCTGGTACATCAACGGTAAAAAAGATGAAGGGTTGCGCCCGAATCATATCGAGACCTTTAACGATCCGGTCGAGCAGGTCTGGTTGCAGCTCTACCGCGCTTACCAGGAAGCTTGCGATCGGGCCGGGCTGGTGGATTTTGCCGAGTTGTTGCTGCGCTCGTTTGAGCTGCTGCGCGATAACAAGCATATCCGCGAGCATTATCAGGCGCGCTTTAAGCATATCCTGGTGGACGAGTTCCAGGACACCAACAACATCCAGTTTGCCTGGCTGCGCCTGATGGCCGGCCCGGACTGTCATGTGATGATCGTCGGCGATGACGACCAGTCGATTTATGGCTGGCGGGGCGCCCAGGTGGAAAATATCCAGCGCTTTCTGCGCGACTTCCACAATGCCTCGACTATTTTCCTTGAGCAGAATTACCGTTCGACCGGCAATATCCTGAATGCGGCCAATGAACTGATTGCCCATAACAATGAGCGGATGGGTAAACGGTTGTGGACCGAAGGCGCGGAAGGCGAGCTGATCTCCCTGTATTCGGCTTTCAACGAGCTGGATGAAGCCCGTTTTGCTGTCGGCAAGATCAAAGCGTGGCGCGATCAGGGTGGCACGTTAAATGACACCGCGCTGCTGTACCGCAGCAACGCCCAGTCGCGGGTGCTGGAAGAAGCCCTGATCCAGGAAGGCCTGCCGTACCGGATTTACGGCGGCATGCGCTTCTTCGAGCGCCAGGAAGTTAAAGATGCGCTGGCTTACCTGCGCCTGTTATCCAACCGCAACGATGATGCCTCGTTTGAACGGGTGGTGAATACGCCGGCCCGCGGGATCGGTGATCGCACCCTGGACACTATCCGGATGGCGGCGCGCGATCGCGGCGCCACCCTGTGGCAGGCCAGTGTTGCCCTACTTGATGAGCAGGTATTGGCCGGCCGGGCGGCCAATGCCCTGCGCCGATTTATCGAGCTGGTGAATGCGCTCGAAGATGACACCTGCGAGCTGCCGTTGTTCCAGCAGACCGACGAGGTGATCCGCAACTCGGGCCTGCGCGCCATGTATGAGCAGGAAAAAGGTGAGAAGGCCCAGGCCCGGATTGAAAACCTGGAAGAGCTGGTGACGGCGACCCGCCAGTTTGAAGTGCCGGAAGAAGCCGAAGATCTGTCGCCGCTGGCAGCGTTCCTGTCCCATGCGGCGCTGGAAGCCGGTGAAGGCCAGGCCGATGAGTTTGAAGATGCGGTCCAGCTGATGACCATGCACAGCGCCAAAGGGTTGGAATTCCCGGTGGTGTTTATGGTTGGGGTGGAAGAAGGTATGTTCCCGAGCGCCCGCACCAGCGAGGAAGTCGGCCGTCTCGAAGAAGAGCGCCGGTTGTGTTACGTCGGCATGACCCGGGCGATGCAGAAACTCTACATCACCTACGCGGAAATGCGTCGGCTATACGGCAAGGACAACTTCCATAAGCCATCGCGCTTTATTCGCGAGATCCCGTCTGAGTTTGTCGAAGAAGTGCGGATGAAGGCTCAGGTCTCGCGTCCGGCCAGCAGCGGTCGATTCAGCCAGACCCAGGTGAATGAAAACTTCAATCAGACCGGGTTTAACCTCGGCCAGCGGGTGATGCATCCGAAATTCGGTGAAGGCACCATCATCAACTTTGAAGGCAGTGGTGCCCAGAGCCGGGTTCAGGTCGCTTTCAACGGTGAAGGGATCAAGTGGCTGGTGACCCAGTACGCCAAGCTGGAGCCGATGTAA
- the ggt gene encoding gamma-glutamyltransferase: MEWNKHPLAVLLAASLLSPLAQAKDPQTGQSTDQVAPEASTGLSQQQLITGSEWMIATANPYASQAGAEILKQGGNAIDAMVATQLVLGLTEPQSSGIGGGAFLVYWDAEQEKLTTFDGRETAPLAVTPRLFQASDGTPLAFYDAVVGGRSVGTPGTVKLMWHTHQKLGKLAWRELFQPAIKLAKNGFTVSPRLAKLIDQDRERLQRWSSTRAYFFHEDGKPLQAGETLTNPAYADTLRRIAEHGASAFYQGDIAKDIVDTVRNAEGNPGVLSVMDLATYRVKERKPICAPYRQYQVCGMGPPSSGALTLGQILGMLSHYPLDKMGPEDVHSWRLLGDASRLAFADRGQYMADSDYVPMPTQGLLAQDYLEQRATLLKGDKALASVAPGQPAWTHAMRYAPDESLELPSTSHFSIVDRDRNVVSITTTIENGFGSRLMVRGFLLNNELTDFSFRSHADGQPIANRIEPGKRPRSSMAPTIVMKDNQPLLAIGSPGGSQIIGYVAKTLVGHLDWDLDLQQAINLPNMNNRFGAFELEQGTGAEQWAPKLEQLGFEIKVKDLNSGVQAIRIDGKRLSGAADPRREGEVLAQ; the protein is encoded by the coding sequence ATGGAATGGAACAAACACCCCCTGGCAGTGCTGCTGGCGGCAAGCCTGCTGAGCCCGCTCGCCCAGGCCAAGGATCCCCAAACCGGGCAGAGCACGGATCAGGTTGCCCCGGAAGCCAGCACCGGGCTGAGCCAGCAGCAGCTGATCACCGGCAGCGAGTGGATGATTGCCACCGCCAATCCCTATGCCAGCCAGGCCGGGGCCGAGATCCTCAAGCAAGGCGGCAACGCCATTGATGCCATGGTCGCGACCCAGCTGGTACTGGGCCTGACCGAGCCGCAGTCCTCCGGAATTGGCGGCGGCGCATTTCTGGTCTACTGGGATGCCGAGCAGGAAAAGCTGACCACCTTTGACGGCCGGGAAACCGCGCCGCTGGCCGTGACGCCACGGCTGTTCCAGGCCAGTGACGGCACCCCCCTGGCCTTCTATGACGCCGTGGTCGGCGGCCGCTCCGTCGGCACCCCGGGCACGGTCAAACTGATGTGGCATACCCACCAGAAGCTCGGCAAGCTGGCATGGCGGGAGCTGTTCCAACCGGCGATCAAGCTGGCAAAAAACGGTTTCACCGTCAGCCCGCGCCTGGCCAAGCTGATTGATCAGGACCGTGAGCGCCTGCAACGCTGGTCCAGCACCCGCGCCTATTTCTTCCATGAAGACGGCAAGCCGCTGCAGGCCGGGGAAACGCTGACCAACCCGGCCTATGCCGACACCCTGCGCCGGATTGCAGAGCACGGTGCCAGCGCCTTCTACCAGGGTGATATAGCCAAAGACATTGTCGATACCGTGCGCAATGCCGAGGGCAACCCAGGCGTGCTCAGCGTGATGGACCTAGCCACCTACCGGGTCAAAGAGCGCAAGCCGATCTGCGCCCCGTACCGCCAGTACCAGGTGTGCGGGATGGGCCCGCCGAGCTCCGGCGCCCTGACCCTGGGGCAAATCCTCGGCATGCTCAGCCACTATCCGTTGGATAAAATGGGGCCGGAGGATGTCCACAGCTGGCGGCTGCTCGGCGATGCCTCACGGCTGGCCTTTGCCGATCGCGGCCAGTACATGGCCGACAGCGATTATGTGCCGATGCCGACCCAGGGCTTGCTGGCGCAGGACTATCTGGAACAGCGCGCCACCCTGCTCAAAGGCGACAAGGCGCTGGCCAGCGTGGCACCGGGCCAGCCCGCCTGGACCCATGCCATGCGCTACGCCCCGGATGAGTCGCTCGAGCTGCCGTCGACCAGCCATTTCTCAATCGTCGATCGCGACCGCAATGTGGTCTCCATCACCACGACCATCGAAAACGGCTTCGGCTCGCGGCTGATGGTCCGCGGCTTTTTGCTCAACAACGAGCTGACCGATTTCTCGTTCCGCAGCCATGCCGACGGCCAGCCGATTGCCAACCGGATCGAGCCCGGCAAACGGCCGCGCTCGTCTATGGCCCCGACCATCGTGATGAAAGATAACCAGCCGCTGCTGGCCATCGGCTCCCCGGGCGGCAGCCAGATCATCGGCTATGTGGCCAAAACTTTGGTCGGCCACCTGGACTGGGATCTGGATCTGCAACAGGCGATCAACCTGCCGAACATGAACAACCGCTTCGGCGCGTTTGAGCTCGAGCAAGGCACCGGCGCCGAGCAGTGGGCTCCCAAGCTGGAGCAACTGGGCTTTGAGATCAAAGTGAAAGATCTCAACTCCGGGGTCCAGGCGATCCGGATTGACGGCAAACGCCTGAGCGGGGCCGCCGATCCCCGCCGAGAAGGGGAGGTGCTGGCGCAGTAA
- a CDS encoding DUF3630 family protein, with protein MTSSTELAFTCCELDLEQGLLLIDGPSFDFDDFPVVAEQLLQQLDATVVERECNADLHLWLIDFEGCRLMLKGEHYSGAMWLEGMAGDAADTLQFLATLLR; from the coding sequence ATGACCAGCTCGACAGAACTGGCTTTTACTTGCTGCGAACTCGACCTTGAGCAGGGACTGCTGCTGATTGACGGCCCGAGTTTTGATTTTGATGATTTCCCGGTCGTTGCCGAGCAATTGCTGCAACAGCTGGATGCAACCGTGGTTGAGCGCGAATGCAATGCCGATCTCCACCTCTGGTTGATCGACTTTGAAGGTTGTCGGCTGATGCTCAAGGGCGAGCACTACAGCGGGGCCATGTGGCTCGAAGGCATGGCCGGGGATGCAGCAGACACCCTGCAGTTTCTCGCCACTTTGCTGAGGTAG
- a CDS encoding AraC family transcriptional regulator: MNTVNHRKSCIADINLIDAHYQSFAFKRHYHLNYHLGLITEGEQEYHFNGARYLAGAGQMVMMPPDEIHDGQPYQRGYKVKVFSITPDWLDHQANELAGPQQIHFPRNLITDPPLFRQLSQLHDQLSNPHFPQLAKESMPLEFFSRLLSRYGQLRPNAVAALGSQDLHQLRDYLMAHLDQKISLETLARLCDLSPSQLLRQFKKATGMTPYAWLARLRLEHAMALLKAGYSSTDVAYHVGFYDQAHFTRTFKQTFGVAPSEI, encoded by the coding sequence ATGAACACAGTCAACCACCGCAAATCCTGCATCGCGGACATCAACCTGATTGATGCCCACTACCAGAGCTTTGCCTTCAAACGACACTATCACCTCAATTACCACCTCGGGCTAATCACCGAAGGGGAGCAGGAATATCATTTCAACGGCGCCCGCTACCTGGCCGGGGCCGGGCAAATGGTGATGATGCCGCCGGACGAAATCCATGACGGCCAGCCTTACCAACGTGGCTATAAAGTCAAAGTGTTCAGCATCACCCCGGACTGGCTCGATCACCAGGCGAATGAATTGGCCGGTCCGCAGCAGATCCATTTTCCACGCAACCTGATCACCGACCCGCCGCTGTTTCGCCAGCTGAGCCAGCTGCACGATCAGCTCAGCAACCCACATTTCCCGCAGCTCGCCAAGGAAAGCATGCCGCTGGAGTTCTTCTCCCGCCTGCTCAGCCGTTACGGCCAGCTCCGCCCCAATGCGGTGGCCGCCCTGGGCAGTCAAGATCTGCACCAGTTGCGGGATTACCTGATGGCCCACCTGGATCAGAAAATCAGCTTAGAAACGCTGGCCCGGCTGTGCGATCTCAGTCCGTCGCAACTGCTGCGCCAGTTTAAAAAAGCAACCGGCATGACTCCGTATGCCTGGTTGGCCCGGTTGCGGCTGGAGCATGCCATGGCTCTGCTCAAGGCCGGGTACAGCAGTACCGATGTCGCCTACCATGTCGGCTTTTACGATCAAGCCCACTTTACCCGCACCTTCAAGCAAACCTTCGGCGTCGCCCCGTCCGAGATCTAA